In Rodentibacter haemolyticus, the DNA window AGAGCAAGGTAGTGTTTATCACTTGCTCCCTAAATTTTCTGCTACTCCATGTAGGGTCCTAAAAATCTAGTTCCATTAAAATGAATCATGTGAGTTGGTGCCTCTGCAATCCACACCTCTGTTTCCCAGGCAATAACGCTTGAATATTTGGAATAAGTTTTTGAATCAGGAAAAGCCGAAACAAAAACAAGCCCAGCCGTACAATCTCTAAATAAAGTGGTTAATTCACTATATCTTTTATGGTCAACAGGACCATGGGTTGTAACTGATTCAATTAAAAATAACCAATTCTTTTCTTGGTTATAAATAACAACATCAGGCAATTTTCCGTGATTATCTAATTGAACCCCAAGGGATTCCAATAACTCAACATTAAAGAAACCATGTTTATCGCCAGTATCACCAACATAAACCAGTGTTCCATTAGGCACATATCTACTACCAAAAGATACAACAATATCTTTAATTAACTGAGAATGTAAACCTGCTGAAAGCTGAATTGTTTGACCATTGGGAATCTGCAATGGAATCATTGCCATTTCTCGCTCCCTTGCATATATCTGAGCGAGCGTCTGTCTCTGTTGTTGATAGGTATGAAGCATCCGCTCATATTGAGCAGTTCCATAGGTCCTCAGAACTTGAAGCAAAGTTGGCTCTATCTGATATACAGCTTTGGGACTGTTTACTGCTCTATTAGGGTCATCAGGATTGTATAAACATATCCCAGCTTCAACAAACTGATGCATAGATTGCCTACGAAAAGTCTCTCTTGTATTGGGAGCATAATTCTTCCCATAATTCTGTCTTGACCACTCCATGATTGGAGTAATGCCAACAAGTGGATTATCTGCTTGATTCCAAGATTTATTGGGGGTCATATCCAACAGGCACAGTAAACAGAGTGCGGTTCTCTCATTTTGCTGTGGTCTTGGCATTCCTAACTCAATTAAAATACTTAACGCTTGTTGCAACTTCTCATCTTGATTGCTCAATTCATTACTCCTGCTAATAGTGTATCAATTTGTTCTTGATTCATTTTTGTCCGATAAGACTTCCCAAGTTCATGCAGTATTTTCATTGAAGGATAATGCATATTTTTCAAGTCAGTTGCATTAACTTGGGTATGTCCTGAAAAAACCCTAAAATGGTCATTAAGTGCAGTACTATTAAGAAAACAAGCAAGTCCCATTGCTGTTTCTTTATCAAAACCACGTTTCTTAATGTGAAATACATTCCAATGGTTTTCAAATCCTATCCATTGTTTTCCTATCTCATCAGGGTTAACGACATATGCAACAACTCGTCTTTTTTCCTCTTTTGCTGAAAATCTTTTAACAATTACATAATATCCATTATTAGGCAATAGCCATTTTTGAGATTCAGGAGAAACAATAATAGCATTAGGTTTTTTATGTTCTTTTGGATATTGTAGCCGTCCATTAGCAAAATGGTGTGGATAAAGCAAAGGAACTGCATCGTCAGTCAGTTGTTGTTGAAGATATTGTTTCATTCTAAAATCAACAACAGGACCTGTACTAACATTTAATCCCAGTTCCGAAAGAGAGGCTTGAAACATATTATTGTCAATTTGTATTTCATCAGTAGGAATGCGAATAAATAGCTCCATATCATTTGGCTTTACCACATTATGAAATTGAACTAGATTTTGTCTGAGATCATAAAACCCACTGTCATTGGATTGAGAAATAACAACACAATTCTGTTGTTTGCCTTTTCTAATTTTTAGAATAATATTTTCCTGTAAAACATCATCATCTTTAAAAGCACTGTTTCTACTTTTAAAGATATGAATGTGCTCAATAGAACATTCTTTCAGTAGAAGCTCTCTGAAAGGTTTATAATATGGACCATTACAAAAAGATCTTGGAATAATAGCAACAACTTGCCCATTTTCTTGCATTAACATAATAGTTAATGCAAGAAATGCGGAATATAAGTTAACCGTTTCAATTCCAATTTTTCTTAATTCTTTTCTATGCTTTGAACTACTGCTTATCTTTTTATATGGTGGA includes these proteins:
- a CDS encoding BsuBI/PstI family type II restriction endonuclease, with protein sequence MSNQDEKLQQALSILIELGMPRPQQNERTALCLLCLLDMTPNKSWNQADNPLVGITPIMEWSRQNYGKNYAPNTRETFRRQSMHQFVEAGICLYNPDDPNRAVNSPKAVYQIEPTLLQVLRTYGTAQYERMLHTYQQQRQTLAQIYAREREMAMIPLQIPNGQTIQLSAGLHSQLIKDIVVSFGSRYVPNGTLVYVGDTGDKHGFFNVELLESLGVQLDNHGKLPDVVIYNQEKNWLFLIESVTTHGPVDHKRYSELTTLFRDCTAGLVFVSAFPDSKTYSKYSSVIAWETEVWIAEAPTHMIHFNGTRFLGPYME
- a CDS encoding Eco57I restriction-modification methylase domain-containing protein, whose amino-acid sequence is MDNTLIDDIRLKINKSLNPYNKSKYAQFMTPSVIADFMANLFDNNTSAVKLLDCGAGIGSLSISAVKKLKNISLADLWEIDPIMQEQLEVNMKSMNIQFSIHTKDFIFDAVENILSDSGERYTHAIINPPYKKISSSSKHRKELRKIGIETVNLYSAFLALTIMLMQENGQVVAIIPRSFCNGPYYKPFRELLLKECSIEHIHIFKSRNSAFKDDDVLQENIILKIRKGKQQNCVVISQSNDSGFYDLRQNLVQFHNVVKPNDMELFIRIPTDEIQIDNNMFQASLSELGLNVSTGPVVDFRMKQYLQQQLTDDAVPLLYPHHFANGRLQYPKEHKKPNAIIVSPESQKWLLPNNGYYVIVKRFSAKEEKRRVVAYVVNPDEIGKQWIGFENHWNVFHIKKRGFDKETAMGLACFLNSTALNDHFRVFSGHTQVNATDLKNMHYPSMKILHELGKSYRTKMNQEQIDTLLAGVMN